GTACTAGAATTGTGGCCCGAATGACTTCCACCAGCTGTATTAAACACACCTatataatttaaagaaaaaaaagcagctaTTTCTGTGAATCTCTTTATACCTTTTATATGTTGAATATGCAAAAGCATTTACTAATGCGTAGTAATACATCTCAAACACAAGCTCTTTAATTCCTGAACAGTTATTTATTCTTGTGGTCACTTGCAGTTAGAGTTCAATAAGCTATGTTTCTGAACAAGAGCCAGCTGGAGTTAAATACATGCCACTGTGAGGTTTAATACCAGCACAAAATTTACAGCTAAGGAACTGGAGAGTAGCATACTTACTCAGATGCTAATCAGATGGCAACAAACTTATGTTTAGTTGAGTAATACAACAAACAAACATGACAGGGCTTTTAAATTAGCAACTTTTGTTGGGATAAAGGAGAGGAAAAGGGTAGTATAAAAAGAGTGcgttaaggagaaaaaaaatcagtggactCAAAAGTCCTTTAAAGAACTAAAGTTCAAGGTTTCTTCACAAAAGGCAAAGTTTACAAAGCCCTTCTCATTAAATGCCAGAACTTTCCACAGTGAGTCTCTTGTGTATCTGCTCCAGCGTGACTAACACTAATaccaattacatttaaaaaaaaaaaaaaaggcaagtgtCAGGGAAACATCCATTCTCAAGTCCTTACAATGTTTTTCCCAAGAACTGAATAAAAAGGGTAGTTCAGAAACATTGGCCAGCATTGTTAGTACATTAGTTTGACTACATTACAAAAGGATAATAGACAACATAGTAGGGTAGAAAAAAGCTAATTAGGAGCCTGAATCAACTCCCTGTGACTCCAATGGAAGATGGATCAGATCCGTAGGTAATTAATAGCAGGCTTCGTCAGCATAAAATACTGACTTGCTGCAATTTATTGTTGCATACTTACCAATTTTGTTACTACTTGTATGTACTACTTCTGGATCTTCAGCTGTTTGTTGTTTGAGCTTTTGAAGATATTTTTCagccaaatatttaaaaactgaaatacaaaaaaagaTACTTAGAGTGTGAGATCCAAGATAGGGATCTCCACATGGACATCTCTGCAAAGCTTCATAATAGATGAGCTCATCTTAGTATTACAGATTCATTTTGATTACAAAGCTGAGTTATAAGCACCTGATTTGATACTACGGGTCCCAGTCCCAGATTCCATGTAGGCAGATCGTTGTACCAATACAGAGCATCACTAACTTCCACATGGGTCTACCCATAGTCACTTGCAAGATCAGGGTTATATATAGTTTGTTATGCTTTATACCACAGTGCACGGGTACATACATGTGGTCATAAAGATTACAACTTGTAGATACTGTTAAAATAAGGTAGCATCTTTAAGCATTTACTACACATAGGTCTTACAGCAAGTGTTTATAATAGAACAGCAATCATGTAAAACAAGAtctaaaaagaatttaaaaaaaattgggcaaTGAGTATTCTCAGTACTAATTTAACTGTTGCTACATTGATGAGGATAGGACTGTGAGTAGTCTACTATATGTGGGAATTTTCAGAAGCCATACACAGTATCAACAAATATCTGCAGTTTAGTAATGTACTTTAATAATGCACAAATAGGtagatttttaaatttgtttatttttcccttGCAAATTTGTTTACCAGGATGAAAATCTAAGTGAAAAGGAGAAATAGTGCACTTCTGGATCTTGTGTGGTGATATAAGAAATGAGATTAAATGAGAATGACAGAATGCCCTATAAATGCTAGAAAGGCACTGCCTGGAATATATTACTATGATGAAACTGAATTTAtgcataaaaatagcagtattaTAGAAGTTGGTACGACATTACTGACAGACAGCTGCATTCATGTTCAAAGTTTTTCAGCAATTACGTTCAACTGTACACTGTTGAACAACTTGGAATCCATAAATACTTAAGCTTTATCAGTAAAATTTTCagagcctaattcccattgaaagccaATAGGATTTAGATATCTAAATCACttaagcagttttgaaaattttacttttaCCTTAAATGtggaagaaaaacagaagaactacaagtaaagaaaaaaaatgttacataACTGTATCAAGTGACAATCAAATTTAAGATGTCATTCCTACTGTGACTATAGTGCAGTGCCAGGAAATGAGAGTGGCCAAAAACATTATAAAACCAGTAGATTAGTTTCCAGGCTACACAGATGTGCAATGCTACATGGCAGAGGACAGGACAGAATCCTATATTTGCCATCTCTTACCTTCAGTTACATTTAGGTCCTCTTTCACGGACACTCGGTAGAATCTTAACTTTAACTTTTTTGCCAATGCTTCTGCCTCTTCACTGCACAACAGAAAAAACTTGTAAATACTAATTTGTATATTATACCAGTGTATCAATACTGTACACAAAATTATTTGGAATTAATTTAGTCAGAAGATCAGGTGAGGAGGTAGCTACTCTTTAATTACTTTATGACCTGTCCACTTTAAACAATGAGATGTTTTGCTGGAGCATTCCTTTTCAATTAAGAGTTGTTACATTTTCATGTCTATTtgattgtgttttaaaaaaacctccctgGCAGTAGTGAGATGGGTGTCATAAAAGCCAAAGGGCAGGAGGTTGCAACTAATCAAGAAAACAGATTAGGATGGCCTGAATGAAAATTTTAGTAATATGGACAGAGACAAGTAAGATCTTAGAGATGGtcttacggggggggggggggggagagaaagaaagcagATTGGAAGGGACCAAAGAGCTCGAAAAAATAAACCTGAAGCAAGGTTAAACAGGGTGCATTTCAATGAGTTTAAAGAGGAAAGGCAGAAGACAGGGCAGTAGCTGGAAAGGGATGagggtgggttttttggtttgttaaaATAAGGGGAGACCATAGTATGTTTGTATTGTGAGGGGAAAACTTGAGTGTGAAATTTTAAGGAGTTGAGAGAGGGCATGAAAACTGGGACAAGGGAGGTCATGAGGTGGGAAGAGATGAGAAGGAAGGTTTACAGAAGTAAAAGAAGTGAGAAATCTCAGTGTTGGTGACACGGATGAAAGAGGAGGTCACATCTGATCttgtttattttctctttgaaaatcAGTAATATCCTGTGTGGGTGAAGGAAGGGGAAGTTGAGCTTTAGGAGGATATCAAAGGGGGAGAACAGGAAGCGAGGACAGTCAGCGTAGGAAACAATGAGAGGGAGAAGTAGTTTAGCTAGACCAGGAAAACTACAGAACTAAAGGAGGGGAGACTGAATTAATAGTAGAATTATTCAGCATGGTCATCCAACTTTCTCCACAGGCACAAATAAGAGTAGAGGAAGTGGATGCTGGGTGGAATGAGACTTGCAGTTTCTGAGTTTGATTCCAGGGTGAGGGAGAGAATGGAATAGAATGAATTGACAATTCAGTCTATGGAGGAGAGAACAGGGAAGAGGGAGCGGAGAGTGACTGAGTTTGTGGATGTTAATGGGTTGTAAATTTCTAGAATATGAAATATAGTACTTTGATAAAACATGAGTATATGAAAGAACAATTTcaagagaaaacaaaagcaaacatataaaagcacattttaaaatctgtttaacaCAGTTTGGCCACTGTGTGCATTCACTAACCAAACTAGAGCATataatgttgtcaaggttcctccccccactctgaacgcgagggtacagatgtggaggcctgcatgaaaacctcctaagcttatctttaccagcttaggtcaaaacttccccaaggtacaaaatattccaccctttgtccttggattggccgctaccaccatcaaacaaatactggttactggggaagagctgtttggaaacttctttccccccaaaatacttcccaaaaccttgcaccccacttcctggacaaggtttggtaaaaagcctcaccagtttgcctaggtgactacagacccagacccttggatctgagaacaatgaaaaagcattcagttttcttacaagaagacttttaatagaaatagaagtaaatagaagtaaagaaatcacctctgtaaaattaggacggtagataccttacagggtaattagattcaaaacatagagaacccctctaggcaaaaccttaagttacaaaaaagatacacagacagaaatagttattctattcagcacaattcttttctcagccatttaaagaaatcataatctaacacgtacctagctagattacttactaaaagttctaagactccattcctggtctatccccggcagaaacagcatacagacaaacagagaccctttgtttctctccctcctcccagcttttgaaagtatcttgtctcctcattggtcattttggtcaggtgccagcgaggttacctttagcttcttaaccctttacaggtgagaggagctttcccctggtcaggagggatttcaaaggggtttacccttccctttatatttatgacatgtaatggccccttaacctcacggccatgatatgtaaattcataaatgagcactccaatgattgggacctagtgttgcagcagttgctctttgcctacagagctgtaccacaccccagtttagggttttccccatttgaacttgtatatggccgtgaggttaaggggccattgcagttggtgaagcagaaatgggagggatttacaccttctccaggaactaacattctggactttgtaaccaacctacaaaacaccctccgaacctctttagcccttgctagagaaaacttacaggatgctcaaaaagagcaaaaagcctggtacgataaacatgccagacagcattccttcaaagtaggagaccaggtcatggtcttaaaggtgctccaggcccataaaatggaagcatcgtgggaagggccattcacggtccaggagcgcctgggagctgttaattatctcatagcattcccctcctccaaccgaaagcctaaggtgtaccatattaattctctaaagcccttttattccagagaattaaaggtttgtcagtttacagcccagggaggagacaacgctgagtggcctgaaggtgtctactacgaagggaaatgtgctggtggtgtggaagaggtgaacctctccatgacccttgagcgtatgcagcgacagcagatcaaggagctgtgcactagctacgcgccaatgttctcagccaccccaggactgactgaacgggcataccacgccattgacacaggtaatgctcacccaattagagtccaaccttaccgggtgtcgtctcaagctaaaactgctatagaacgggagatccaggatatgttacagatgcgtgtaatccgcccctctggaagtgcatgggcatctccagtggttctagttcccaaaccagatggggaaatacgtttttgcatggactaccgtaagctaaatgctgtaactcgcccagacaactatccaatgccacgcacagaggaactattagagaaactgggatgggcccagttcatctctaccttggacttaaccaaggggtactggcaggcctaaacagagtgacttaccttgggcaccaggtgggtcaaggaactaccagccccctacaggccaaagtggatgctatccaaaagtggcctgtcccaaagtcaaagaaacaggttcaatccttcttaggcttggctggttattacagacgatttgtaccgcaatacagccaaatcaccgccccactgacagacctaaccaagaagaaacagccaaatgctgttcagcggaccgaaaagtgtcagaaggcctttaacaagcttaaagcgacactcatgtctgaccctgtactaagggccccagactttgacaaaccgttcctagtaaccacagatgcgtccgagcgtggtgtgggagcagttttaatgcagaaaggacctgatcaagaattccaccctgtagtgtttctcagcaaaaaactgtctgagagggaaagcaactggtcagtcactgaaaaagaatgttacgccattgtctacgctctggaaaagctacgcccatatgtttggggacggagtttccacctgcaaaccgaccatgctgcactgaagtggcttcacaccgtcaaggaaactaacaaaaaacttctttggtggagtttagctctccaagattttgatttcgacatccaacacatctcaggagcttctaacaaagtggctgatgcactctcccgtgaaagtttcccagaatcaactggttaaaatcgtccttgagatgtagaaaatattgttagtctttatgtacttggtagtatatttagagatgcatgtgtcttattaactctgtttttcctagagctccaggaagaaatcccagccagtgtttcaccctagctgggatttggggggcgtgtcataaatataaagggaagggtaaacctctttgaaatccctcctggccaggggaaagctcctctcacctgtaaagggttaagaagctaaaggtaacctcactggcacctgaccaaaatgaccaatgaggagacaagatactttcaaaagctgggaggagggagagaaacaaagggtctgtgtgtctgtttatatgctggtttctgccggggatagaccaggaatggagtcttagaacttttagtaagtaatctagctaggtatgtgttagattatgatttctttaaatggctgagaaaagaattgtgctgaatagaataactatttctgtctgtgtatcttttttgtaacttaaggttttgcctagaggggttctctatgttttgaatctaattaccctgtaaggtatctaccatcctgattttacagaggtgatttctttacttctatttacttctatttctattaaaagtcttcttgtaagaaaacaatgctttttcattgttctcagatccaagggtctgggtctgtagtcacctatgcaaattggtgagtctttttatccaacatttcccaggaaagtgggggggggtgcaagtgttgggaggattgttcattgttcttaagatccaagggtctgggtctgtagtcgaAGGAGCGGAGAGTGACTGAGTTTGTGGATGTTAATGGGTTGTAAATTTCTAGAATATGGAAATATAGTACTTTGATAAAACATGAGTATATGAAAGAACAATTTcaagagaaaacaaaagcaaacatataaaggcacattttaaaatctgtttaacaCAGTTTGGCCACTGTGTGCATTCACTAACCAAACTAGAGTATATAATGTGGTTGGGCTACAACTGAGTTTAACAACTATTGTAAAATTGGGCTGCAGAGAAGGCATATTTTACAGTTGCCTGAGTACAAAATGGAGTAATTTCTCATTTTGGCCCAACCAGACTATTTGTGGTGTTTCCTGCTCATTTTTGAAGGTGCTTAGaaaacaacagaaaataaaaagagaactTGAAGTGAGCACTAAGTCTCCAATCTGGCAAACACATAAGTACATGAATAACTTTACTCATGGGAGTAGCACCACTAAGGTTTGTGGAATTATCCAAGCATggttgcagaattaggccctaggTTTGGAAATTTAGTAAACATATGATTACATTAGTCTTCACCATCAACTCCCatagattttgaaaaataaaagactGCAATAAATCCTCCGATTTAAGAAGACAATATGATGAAACTCCTACTTCTTTATACAAGAGTCATCCAGGAGGTCAATCTTATTCTGCACAAGCACCGTGGGAATGTCTCCAACTTCAGCCACTACTTTCTCCTTCCAGGTGGGGATTGTTTCAAAAGAGTCCCTGTCAGTGGTAGAAAATACAAGCACACAAGCCTGGGCTCctaaaaacaaagacaaattaTCAATtaagaaagacaaaaataaagacaAACCTATAAAAAGATATTTGGGATATGGtggcttttcatttcatttcagaagggcagagttttatttctgtattgtgtCAAAATGATGGTTAGGGAGCCTCAAAGTAAGATTAATAGACTGTCATCTTATTTTGTCATTAATACTGTTCTTCCAGATAGTTGTCATTCTGCTACCTTTCAAGCTACTCCAGCAGGCAgagaaaggtgggggagggggggaagagatgtgTTTGTCTGTTGCTCATTTTTACTAATATGGGAGGcttctcagatactacagtaagagccatataagtacctaggtaATCTTTAATATCTGTAAAGATACTTCATACTGTAAGTATGCCATCTACTTCTGAGATTGTTACATTtagattacaaaaagaaaaggagtacttgtggcaccttagagactaaccaatttatttgagcatgagctttcgtgagctacagctcacttcatcagatgtttaccgtggaaactgcagcagactttatatacacacagagaatatgaaacaatacctcctcccaccccactgtcctgctggtaatagcttatctaaagtgatcaacaggtgggccatttccagcacaaatccaggttctcaccctccaacacaaattcactctcctgctggtgctagcccatccaaagtgacaactctttacataatcaagtcgggctatttcctgcatagatccaggttttctcacatccccccccacccccatacacacacaaactcactctcctgctgggagagtggtcagtttagatgagctattaccagcaggagagtgagtttgtgtgtgtatgggggtggggggggggatgtgagaaaacctggatctatgcaggaaatagcccgacttgattatgtaaagagttgtcactttggatgggctagcaccagcaggagagtgaatttgtgtgggggggtggagggtgagaaaacctggatttgtgctggaaatggcccacctgttgatcactttagataagctattaccagcaggacagtggggtgggaggaggtattgtttcatattctctgtgtgtatataaagtctgctgcagtttccacggtaaacatctgatgaagtgagctgtagctcacgaaagctcatgctcaaataaattggttagtctctaaggtgccacaagtactccttttctttttgcgaatacagactaacacggctgttcctctgaaacctgtcatttagatTACAAATTCATGTGAAAAAATGCTGTAGCAATTTGTttttttggaggttttttgcttgaaaagttaaaattttcaggattctgttttgttttatgaaCGAATATTTTTCccaaagagctttaaaaaaaagttaatttctaaTTCATGCACATTTCCCTCATGTCGTTTGGAAGGAAATGACCAAAATTTTACAACATTTATACACAGTGGCAGCAACTCTTTTGCTATTGTGATGGTACTGCCAGTAGATTGTCAATGGGCTAATGAATGTGTTACTGGTAAAGTGGCTGACAGTCATTACTGAAAATATGAGTCAATGGTCTTTTGATTATCCAGTGGCCCAAAGGCATCAGCAAGCTTGAACACATAGGGAACCTTGAGGATTTATATTCCTTTCAAAACTTCTGTTTAATAGTTACGATTATAATGCTGGATACTTGTTATCcacataaatatttaatatttttgtgagTTCTGCTTGGCCTCCAGGATACTCTGTGGCAGATATCTTACTGGGCACtttgtggaaaaatatttcctttaatcaATGTGACTCTTCCAAGTTTCAGCTTCATTGAATATCCTTTTGTTATTGTATGAGAGCAAGTAGAATGTCTCAATCTAGTTTTTCTAAACCATTCATTGTGTATACTTTTCTCAGGTCcctccttattcattttctcactAAGGTGAAACAGGCACAAATTTTCCAGTCTAATCTTCACCTGAGGATTTTTCCATGACCCTAAATATCCTCATCACCCATCTTCAACACCCCTCTATTTCTGCTATATATCTTTTTTCCTATACAGTGACAAAAACTCCACACAGTATACCAGGTAAGGGCATTCCACTGAGATATATAATGACATTATATTATTTTCCATATTATTCCCTATCCTATTCCTTATGTATCCATCATCTCGTTTGCTTATTTGACCACAGCTACATATTGGGCAGTGGTCTTAATTGAGGTATCCACAGTGATGTCCAGGTCTTTTTCCTGAGCTGATACACTTTTTTGATTCTAAATTATTTCTTTGTGTAGATCAAATTATTCCCTCCAATGTGTCATTACCTTGTATTTgtgaacactgaatttcatctgccttgttgcccattcacctacCTTAGTTAGGGGTCTTTGAAGCTCAGAAATGCTACAGGGCAGGCACCACCTTCTGGAAGCCACATCTTGCTCAGTTTTAACACAGTTACTGTGGCTACAGAAGCCTTTTAAGATATCCCCACATCCAGATTAGACTCCTGGGAGACCCCTGCACCATTTCCTTCTGAATGTTAAGCACAGAGGTGACTTGCAACATGTTTTTGAAGGGAGAATGTGGGAGGGAAGGGTCCTCAAGTGAAGACATGATTTTTCTTTAAGATTGCTGAAATACAGCCTAAAGTTTAACTTGGCATCAGAGTTCACTGAAAACTACAAAAGGCCAGAtatagtccttactcaggcaaattccTATTAATGTCAAAAAGAGCTGGCTGGAATAAAAATTAAGTAGAGACCCTTAGAATTTCTCCCCAAGGTATACAAAATGCTATATAATCCTTATAAAGAAAAGACAGTACAGAGCTGCTCACCAAATACAAAATTACAAGTAGGTAGATATAGATTAACTCCTCACTCACACATCTCAAGGCAGATCATCATCCATTTTGATGCACCTGAACTGGATGGCAAACTGCCATATGACATGACACCAATAACAACAGCCACATAGCAGGATAATGCAGAAAGATGGCTATAGAATCAAACAAGTGTCTACGCCAATGTCTTTCAATTTTTCCACTGAGTGCTATGGCTCACCAGAATTCTTTCTGAAGTCCATTTAAAATCGCTATACACTAAGTACTTTTAGAGtgacttattttttaaatgagtgggATATAGGAGCAAGCTATATTATTTCcactttaatttttctttttttatccaTGATAAATTCTGGTGTTAGAAGGACTTGTGTaattacacatacacaaaaagGTTCTGACACCaaatcctcccttctccccccctcaCCTTATCCTTCTGGCTTCAGAAATCTATCCAGCCATTAGACTAATTATGTTCTATCCTATTTAAATGGGAGCTCTGTGAATTTTGCATTCAATGGCACTTAATGAAGTCTGATATACTGCATGTCTGGAAATAAATGCTCAAGAATCTGAAAAGGTTCCCTCCCATTTGAAAAAAAGAGGAATAGTGTGGATAACTGAACTGGTCTTCGCATTGCCGTTAAATATAAAACATCCCTACTACTCAAAAAAGAAAGTTGATTAGGCCAACTGTATTACATTTTTCTCAAGTTACCTATAAAAAATAAAGATCAAGATGtaaaatatagggttttttaCCTCTATAATAGGCCTTAGTTATTGCATCAaactcctcttgacctgctgtgTCCCACAACATCAGCctgacatcttcatcatttactctgaaataaatggaataaaTATTTCATCAACACACTGAATACAGAGACTCAAGATGAAAGAGACACTCAGAATAAAGCACacatgtattaaaatatttctcttctttaTAATGTATTTTGGAtgagaatggaaaataaaaatttatttttcatcattGATACTGTTTACTTTTTTGCACTTCATTCTGCTTGGACAGAGAAAAAAAGGACGAGTCTCGTTAGCATTGCACTAAATCATATGAGCCATAGAGAGACTCagaggagtccggtgacaccttaaagactaacagatttatttgggcataagctttcgttggtaaaaaccccacttcagatgcatggagtgcaaTAGTGCAATGCT
The genomic region above belongs to Caretta caretta isolate rCarCar2 chromosome 3, rCarCar1.hap1, whole genome shotgun sequence and contains:
- the RAB23 gene encoding ras-related protein Rab-23, with amino-acid sequence MLEEDMEVAIKVVVVGNGAVGKSSMIQRYCKGIFTKDYKKTIGVDFLERQIQVNDEDVRLMLWDTAGQEEFDAITKAYYRGAQACVLVFSTTDRDSFETIPTWKEKVVAEVGDIPTVLVQNKIDLLDDSCIKNEEAEALAKKLKLRFYRVSVKEDLNVTEVFKYLAEKYLQKLKQQTAEDPEVVHTSSNKIGVFNTAGGSHSGHNSSTLNGGDVINLRPNKQRTKKNRSPFSSCSIP